One genomic segment of Chitinophaga parva includes these proteins:
- a CDS encoding FecR family protein, translated as MHDHSTSDIAAFLADPGFAAWVKYGEQHQYWTAFLEAHPHQREVVEQAGAIILAAASMPIHYPEEAERRQLWGRINSALQAEAVVAATAPPDHAPVPLQRKPRRHGWWAAAAAVLAGCIVVPLLWQRHAKVDNYAVLLRRAGLSADHRTEARNEGNKPLWVSLPDGSSAVLAPGGRLTYADDFTARNQREVYLSGAAFFEVQKKATHPFVVYASTLAVKVLGTSFSVTAPNDKPEVQVQVKSGKVLLYTGAETHSLVVNARQKAALTNGQLLLTEKPEEAAKATPETEPSALAAAEQVPLTFEDASIPEVFSTLEEAYGIHINYDKAQLSHCRLTAFLSDEPLPEKIRLICKAIGAPYEINGSEVTIRGKRCN; from the coding sequence ATGCACGATCATTCCACGTCAGACATAGCGGCCTTCCTGGCCGACCCTGGTTTTGCGGCCTGGGTAAAATATGGAGAGCAACATCAATACTGGACGGCCTTCCTGGAGGCACATCCCCATCAGCGGGAAGTGGTAGAGCAGGCCGGCGCCATTATCCTTGCTGCCGCCAGTATGCCCATACATTACCCCGAAGAGGCGGAAAGACGCCAGCTCTGGGGCCGGATAAATAGTGCATTGCAGGCAGAAGCCGTGGTGGCCGCCACGGCCCCGCCGGACCACGCGCCGGTACCGTTGCAGCGCAAGCCCCGCCGCCATGGCTGGTGGGCCGCTGCTGCCGCGGTGCTGGCCGGTTGCATCGTGGTGCCTTTGCTGTGGCAACGCCATGCAAAGGTGGATAACTACGCGGTACTGCTGCGCCGCGCCGGCCTCTCTGCGGACCACCGCACAGAAGCCCGCAATGAAGGCAATAAGCCCCTGTGGGTTTCCCTGCCGGATGGTAGCTCCGCCGTGCTGGCGCCGGGTGGGCGCCTTACCTACGCGGATGATTTTACCGCCAGGAACCAGCGCGAGGTATACCTCTCCGGCGCTGCTTTCTTTGAAGTCCAGAAAAAGGCCACGCATCCTTTTGTCGTATATGCGTCTACGTTAGCAGTCAAAGTGCTGGGCACCAGTTTTTCGGTTACCGCACCCAATGATAAACCCGAAGTACAGGTGCAGGTGAAGTCTGGTAAAGTGCTGTTGTACACCGGTGCGGAAACCCATAGCCTGGTAGTAAATGCCCGGCAGAAAGCAGCGCTGACCAACGGGCAGCTGTTGCTCACGGAAAAACCGGAAGAAGCGGCCAAGGCCACCCCGGAAACGGAGCCCAGCGCACTCGCTGCTGCAGAGCAGGTGCCCCTTACGTTTGAAGACGCCTCCATCCCGGAAGTGTTCTCCACCCTGGAAGAGGCCTACGGCATTCATATTAATTATGATAAAGCGCAGCTGAGCCACTGCCGGCTTACGGCCTTCCTGAGCGATGAACCGCTGCCGGAAAAGATCCGCCTGATCTGTAAGGCCATCGGGGCGCCCTATGAAATTAACGGGAGCGAGGTGACCATCCGGGGAAAGCGTTGTAATTAA
- a CDS encoding SusC/RagA family TonB-linked outer membrane protein: MRISIYQLLLLTIFTQVTFATAGKAQEVLDKKITFAARQETVDKVLADIGKLAKVKFLYSSTLIGSDRRVDFSANDRQLGAVLDSLLGPLQLAYEVSGHQIVLSRTYSYDAANRVAAVAVTGRVTDEKGMGLPGVTVKVKGTTNGTTTDVNGHFKLNVQDDNATLVFSFVGYTSQEVALAGRATLNVSLTASANSLNDVVVVGYGQQKKASITGAIAAINSKDIENAHGGSTVSTTLAGKIPGVTFRMSDGRPGASADINIRNMGNPLYVIDGIQQDAGQFNNLSPNDIESIAVLKDASAAIYGVRAANGVIVVTTKRGKLGAPNRFNVDAYTGWQNWSRFPKVTNAYEWQEAKVEADINQNGTTNMTREELAKWKQGTENGYKSFDWYKFIVKPNAPLYSANLNTSGGSDRINYYVSGTYLKQYSVLGRQFTFDRANFQSNIDAKVSNRLRLGMQINGRLETRDQPGVPGGDDYWEARFAILRNTPMERPYANDNPKYPNDIGHNTENWALQNKTLSGYWHSDWRVLQTNVTGEYDLPLKGLTLKGMFSYYYANQIMNGHEYTYDVYTYDAGSDTYKVTGGSSNPWRERANEYVISPVTQLQLNYNRTFGKHTFGATALNERIERHHIYNWLHAVPTNNVLPIVFFSDMDTYTDQDTYENRIGYVGRFTYNYANKYYFEASARRDASYKFAPDHRWGTFPSVSGGWRITEEPWFRNLVSQQTLGDLKLRASYGSLGDDDVGLADYAYLPGYNYGFLPQSIYQSNTYLSTVILGGQSVKGARSTGVPITNVSWFTSKIFDVGADVSLLHDKLTATVDYFNRKRTGLRGPKYDVLMPSELGYRLPDQNVSSDQVRGGELSLSYRNSKNGFTYSVGGNVSYARQKFLDSYKPRFGSHLDQYYNSGEHRNSNLFWGYEAIGQFQSQEQIDNYKVNIDGSNNRTLLPGDLIYKDINGDGVIDNQDTRPIGYGTGKTPIVNFGLNFSFAYKGFDLNMNFSGGAMYSFNRNWEMRWPFQNGGALQRIFYDSHWHHEDPFDPNSKWIAGKYPAMRFNDGGHSDYNKSSTFWLVNVHYLRCRTLELGYSLTKGLLERTKISKARIYVNTNNLFSLDNTHQYGVDAEIYDDNGLTYPQSKFVNVGVNLSF; this comes from the coding sequence ATGCGAATAAGCATTTATCAGCTACTGCTGCTTACAATTTTTACCCAGGTGACCTTCGCCACTGCCGGCAAGGCCCAGGAGGTGCTCGATAAAAAGATCACCTTTGCGGCCCGCCAGGAAACGGTGGACAAAGTGCTCGCCGATATTGGCAAACTGGCCAAGGTGAAATTCCTCTATAGCTCTACCCTGATCGGCTCCGACCGCAGGGTGGATTTCTCGGCAAATGACCGCCAGCTGGGCGCTGTGCTGGATTCCCTCCTGGGGCCCCTGCAACTGGCCTACGAGGTATCCGGCCACCAGATCGTGCTGAGCCGCACCTATTCTTATGACGCTGCCAACCGGGTGGCCGCCGTGGCGGTGACCGGCCGGGTAACGGACGAGAAAGGCATGGGCCTGCCCGGCGTGACCGTAAAGGTGAAAGGCACCACCAATGGTACCACCACCGATGTAAACGGTCACTTTAAACTGAACGTGCAGGACGACAACGCCACCCTGGTGTTCTCCTTCGTGGGGTATACTTCCCAGGAAGTGGCCCTGGCCGGCCGCGCCACGCTGAACGTATCCCTTACTGCTTCTGCCAACTCCCTGAATGATGTGGTAGTAGTAGGTTACGGCCAGCAGAAAAAGGCGTCCATCACCGGTGCCATTGCTGCGATCAACTCCAAAGACATTGAGAACGCCCACGGCGGTTCTACGGTGAGCACCACGCTGGCCGGTAAGATCCCCGGTGTTACCTTCCGCATGAGCGACGGCCGCCCCGGCGCCAGCGCGGACATCAACATCCGTAACATGGGCAACCCGCTGTACGTAATTGACGGAATCCAACAGGACGCAGGCCAGTTCAACAACCTGTCGCCCAACGACATTGAAAGCATTGCTGTACTGAAAGACGCCTCGGCGGCTATTTACGGGGTGCGTGCGGCCAATGGCGTGATCGTGGTGACCACCAAGCGCGGTAAACTGGGCGCGCCCAACCGCTTTAACGTGGACGCCTACACGGGCTGGCAGAACTGGAGCCGGTTCCCCAAGGTGACCAATGCCTATGAATGGCAGGAGGCCAAGGTGGAAGCGGACATTAACCAGAACGGCACTACCAATATGACACGCGAGGAACTGGCCAAATGGAAACAAGGCACCGAAAACGGTTACAAGAGCTTTGACTGGTACAAGTTCATCGTGAAGCCCAATGCGCCTTTGTACTCTGCCAACCTGAATACTTCCGGTGGTTCTGACCGTATTAACTATTACGTGTCCGGCACTTACCTGAAACAGTATTCTGTACTGGGCCGCCAGTTCACCTTTGACCGCGCTAACTTCCAGAGCAATATCGATGCAAAGGTGAGCAACCGCCTGCGCCTGGGCATGCAGATCAACGGCCGCCTGGAAACCCGCGACCAGCCTGGTGTTCCAGGTGGTGACGACTATTGGGAAGCGCGCTTTGCCATCCTGCGTAACACGCCGATGGAAAGACCGTATGCCAATGACAACCCCAAGTACCCGAATGACATTGGCCATAACACGGAAAACTGGGCCCTGCAGAACAAAACCCTGTCCGGCTACTGGCACAGCGACTGGCGCGTACTGCAGACCAACGTGACCGGCGAGTACGACCTGCCCCTGAAAGGCCTTACCCTGAAGGGAATGTTCTCCTACTATTATGCAAACCAGATCATGAACGGCCATGAATACACCTATGATGTGTATACTTATGATGCCGGGTCTGATACTTATAAAGTGACTGGCGGTAGCTCCAACCCCTGGCGTGAAAGGGCGAATGAGTATGTGATCTCCCCCGTAACCCAGCTGCAGCTGAACTACAACCGTACCTTCGGCAAGCACACGTTTGGTGCCACCGCGCTGAATGAAAGGATTGAGCGCCACCATATTTATAACTGGCTGCACGCGGTGCCTACCAACAACGTACTGCCCATCGTGTTCTTCTCCGACATGGATACCTACACGGACCAGGATACGTATGAAAACCGTATTGGTTATGTAGGCCGTTTCACTTACAACTACGCTAACAAATACTACTTTGAAGCCAGTGCCCGCCGCGATGCTTCTTACAAATTTGCACCGGACCACCGCTGGGGTACTTTCCCCTCCGTATCCGGTGGCTGGCGTATTACAGAAGAGCCCTGGTTCCGCAACCTGGTAAGCCAGCAAACCCTGGGCGACCTGAAACTGCGTGCTTCTTACGGTTCACTGGGTGATGATGATGTAGGGCTGGCGGATTACGCTTACCTGCCTGGTTACAACTACGGTTTCCTGCCGCAGAGCATTTACCAGAGCAACACCTACCTGTCTACCGTGATCCTGGGCGGCCAGTCTGTGAAAGGTGCCCGCAGCACCGGTGTACCCATTACCAACGTATCCTGGTTCACCAGTAAGATCTTTGACGTGGGTGCCGATGTGTCCCTGCTGCACGATAAACTGACGGCTACCGTGGATTACTTCAACCGCAAACGTACCGGCCTCCGTGGCCCGAAATACGACGTGCTGATGCCTTCCGAGCTGGGTTACAGGCTGCCGGACCAGAACGTGAGCAGCGACCAGGTGCGCGGTGGTGAACTGTCTCTCAGCTATCGCAACAGCAAGAATGGCTTTACCTATAGCGTGGGTGGTAACGTGTCTTACGCACGCCAGAAGTTCCTGGATTCCTACAAACCCCGCTTTGGCAGCCACCTGGACCAGTACTACAACTCCGGTGAGCACCGCAACAGTAACCTGTTCTGGGGTTATGAAGCTATTGGTCAGTTCCAGAGCCAGGAGCAGATCGATAACTACAAGGTGAACATTGATGGCAGTAACAACAGGACCCTGCTGCCCGGTGACCTGATCTACAAGGATATCAATGGTGATGGGGTGATCGACAACCAGGATACCCGCCCCATTGGCTATGGTACCGGTAAAACGCCCATTGTGAACTTTGGCCTGAACTTCAGCTTTGCTTACAAGGGCTTTGACCTGAACATGAACTTCTCCGGCGGTGCCATGTATTCCTTTAACCGCAACTGGGAAATGCGCTGGCCCTTCCAGAATGGGGGTGCGCTGCAACGCATTTTCTACGACAGCCACTGGCACCACGAAGATCCGTTTGACCCGAACAGCAAATGGATAGCCGGTAAGTATCCTGCCATGCGCTTTAACGATGGAGGCCACAGCGATTATAACAAGAGCTCCACTTTCTGGCTGGTGAATGTGCACTACCTGCGCTGCCGTACGCTGGAGCTGGGCTACTCCCTGACCAAAGGTCTCCTGGAACGCACCAAGATCTCCAAGGCACGCATTTATGTGAACACCAATAACCTGTTCTCTCTTGACAACACCCACCAGTATGGCGTGGATGCGGAGATCTATGACGACAACGGTCTTACTTATCCGCAGAGCAAATTCGTGAACGTGGGCGTTAATCTTTCCTTCTAA
- a CDS encoding RagB/SusD family nutrient uptake outer membrane protein, with protein MKKLAYILIGGALCWSACKSDADFLQHSPSNILTDDQVWAHSDLVLSVLADLYDRYPDYNTQSNNATAQSLENWAEFANFDEAFPSEAGQYYRVQNANLDYFYPQLGYSNGPYSTYWDYNYLRDLNLFISKDSSATIGQGDRTRYMAEARFLRAAVYFEEAKRVGGVPIITAPMTYDYSGDPTYLQHPRNKESEVYDFVISELEAIKDSLPNDLNDRSRASKGAALAMECRAALYAGSIAKFGATKAAAMLPGGETGIPASMADGYYQKALKAAQELIGLNTYSLYTKKSDDLSDNFASVFTDKSSPETIFAKDYKLKSGKVEGWTLSNSPRTSQEEQQGGRLNPSLNLVAIFEKLDNTFAPPAITNTDGTPKLYDKPQDIFAGRDARLEGTVIVPGASFKGFTTDILAGWVRPDGSIVSGTKFGDTKDIDGKGEREVVGVDGPLDGIELATQTGFFIRKYMDPSVGSGRIGTQSEVWWIRFRYAEVLLNAAEAAFELGQPAVAADYLSQVRARAGFKTPLTAADVTFDRIVHERKVELAFEGHEFYDMKRWRIADVVWNGQKMTATDVVSDLSNAKRINTQVYGLWPYRYFSPGTANDGKWLYKVVKPSRVTEAHNFRMGNYYSAISQDILNNNPKIVKNPNQ; from the coding sequence ATGAAGAAATTAGCATATATCCTGATAGGTGGCGCGCTTTGCTGGAGCGCTTGTAAGAGTGATGCAGACTTCCTGCAGCATTCCCCCTCCAATATTCTTACGGATGACCAGGTGTGGGCGCATTCGGACCTGGTACTTTCCGTACTGGCCGACCTGTATGACCGCTACCCGGATTACAATACCCAGAGCAACAACGCCACCGCGCAATCGCTGGAGAACTGGGCGGAGTTTGCCAACTTTGATGAGGCATTCCCTTCAGAAGCAGGCCAGTACTACCGTGTACAGAACGCGAACCTGGATTATTTCTACCCGCAGCTGGGCTACAGCAATGGCCCGTACAGCACTTACTGGGACTACAACTACCTGCGTGACCTGAACCTGTTCATCTCCAAGGATTCTTCTGCCACGATAGGCCAGGGAGACCGCACCCGCTACATGGCGGAAGCGCGTTTCCTGCGTGCCGCCGTGTATTTTGAAGAAGCAAAACGGGTAGGCGGTGTGCCCATCATCACGGCTCCGATGACCTATGATTACAGTGGTGATCCTACCTACCTGCAGCACCCACGCAACAAGGAATCTGAAGTATACGATTTCGTGATCAGCGAGCTGGAAGCCATCAAGGATTCCCTGCCCAATGACCTGAACGACCGCTCCCGCGCCAGCAAAGGCGCCGCGCTGGCGATGGAATGCCGCGCCGCACTCTATGCCGGTTCCATTGCCAAATTTGGTGCTACCAAGGCAGCGGCCATGCTGCCCGGTGGTGAAACCGGTATCCCTGCATCCATGGCAGACGGTTATTACCAGAAAGCATTGAAAGCCGCGCAGGAACTCATTGGCCTGAACACCTATTCTTTGTATACCAAGAAGTCAGACGACCTGTCAGATAACTTTGCCAGCGTATTCACAGACAAATCCAGTCCGGAGACCATCTTCGCGAAGGATTATAAACTGAAAAGCGGCAAGGTGGAAGGCTGGACCCTTTCCAACTCTCCCCGTACTTCCCAGGAAGAGCAGCAGGGGGGCCGCCTGAACCCCTCCCTGAACCTGGTAGCGATCTTTGAAAAACTGGACAACACCTTTGCCCCGCCGGCTATTACCAATACAGACGGCACACCTAAACTGTATGACAAGCCGCAGGATATCTTTGCCGGCCGCGATGCCCGCCTGGAAGGCACAGTGATCGTTCCCGGTGCATCGTTCAAAGGGTTCACCACGGATATTCTTGCCGGCTGGGTGAGGCCCGATGGCAGCATTGTGAGCGGTACCAAGTTTGGCGATACGAAAGACATTGATGGCAAGGGTGAGCGTGAAGTAGTAGGCGTGGATGGACCGCTGGATGGTATAGAACTGGCCACACAGACCGGCTTCTTCATCCGCAAATACATGGACCCTTCAGTGGGTTCCGGCCGTATTGGTACCCAGAGTGAAGTATGGTGGATCCGTTTCCGTTATGCAGAAGTATTGTTGAATGCCGCGGAAGCTGCATTTGAACTGGGCCAGCCCGCGGTAGCAGCGGATTACCTCAGCCAGGTGCGCGCCCGTGCAGGCTTTAAAACACCGCTCACTGCAGCGGATGTTACTTTCGACCGCATTGTGCACGAACGTAAGGTGGAACTGGCCTTTGAAGGGCATGAGTTTTACGATATGAAACGCTGGCGCATTGCAGACGTGGTATGGAACGGCCAGAAAATGACTGCTACAGATGTGGTAAGCGACCTGTCTAACGCAAAACGCATCAACACCCAGGTATATGGCCTGTGGCCCTACCGCTACTTCAGCCCGGGCACTGCCAATGATGGCAAATGGCTGTACAAGGTGGTGAAGCCTTCCCGTGTAACGGAAGCGCACAACTTCCGCATGGGTAACTACTACTCCGCCATTTCCCAGGATATCCTGAATAACAATCCTAAGATCGTCAAGAATCCTAACCAGTAA